Proteins from a genomic interval of Candidatus Lernaella stagnicola:
- a CDS encoding AGE family epimerase/isomerase — translation MNEALAAKCRTWRDEAHAHLTRELLPFWLTRARDDRHGGLLTHADRHGNDPGTDEKSLISQTRTIYTMSAAHRAGYGEGRAATLARYGVDFLLAKFWDPDHGGFYWMADRTGKIGHDAKVLYGHAFAVYGLSEYTLATGDPRGRDFAARTFDLIAARCREPEFGGYREMFARDWTPAGPGAAGGDRKTFDVHMHLMEAFAALAECTGEATHRDALHEVIGLLCGKMLHAELGTGIPQFDFAWHPRPLIRFDIVWGHDRFSDGGVKPNPDDITSFGHNVEFAWLLRDGLRKNGMDIGVHRDVSRRLYEHALASGIDWKHGGVYVEGPHSGGVYDTDKEFWQQAESLVGMLDAYELFGREDYLDAYEAVHRFVFDHVINHEVGEWRPLLTQEGRALWHHLGDSWKTNYHTVRSMIEVIRRLNRLLASN, via the coding sequence ATGCAGGACATGGCGCGACGAAGCTCACGCACACCTCACGCGTGAATTGCTGCCCTTCTGGCTGACACGAGCCCGTGACGATCGGCACGGCGGCCTGCTCACCCACGCCGACCGCCACGGAAACGATCCCGGTACCGACGAAAAATCCCTCATCTCGCAAACCCGGACCATTTACACGATGTCCGCAGCGCATCGCGCCGGCTATGGCGAAGGCCGCGCGGCGACGCTGGCACGTTACGGCGTCGATTTTTTACTCGCCAAGTTTTGGGATCCCGACCACGGCGGTTTCTATTGGATGGCCGACCGTACGGGGAAAATCGGCCATGACGCCAAGGTACTTTACGGGCACGCGTTTGCTGTTTATGGCCTGAGCGAATACACGCTCGCCACCGGCGATCCTCGCGGCCGCGATTTTGCCGCGCGCACTTTCGATCTGATCGCCGCGCGCTGTCGCGAGCCGGAATTCGGCGGGTACCGAGAAATGTTTGCACGCGACTGGACACCGGCCGGGCCCGGTGCAGCCGGCGGAGATCGCAAAACTTTCGACGTCCATATGCATTTGATGGAAGCGTTCGCCGCCTTGGCGGAATGTACCGGGGAGGCCACACACCGCGACGCTCTTCACGAAGTCATCGGGCTGCTATGCGGCAAGATGTTGCACGCGGAATTGGGCACGGGCATCCCGCAATTCGATTTCGCCTGGCATCCGCGGCCGCTTATTCGTTTTGATATCGTTTGGGGTCACGACCGGTTCAGCGACGGCGGCGTGAAGCCGAATCCTGACGACATAACCTCGTTTGGGCACAACGTGGAGTTCGCCTGGTTGTTGCGTGATGGGTTGCGGAAAAATGGAATGGATATAGGCGTCCACCGAGACGTGTCGCGCCGTCTTTACGAGCACGCGCTGGCTAGCGGTATCGATTGGAAGCATGGTGGTGTGTATGTGGAGGGACCGCACAGCGGCGGCGTATACGACACCGATAAGGAATTCTGGCAGCAGGCGGAATCGTTGGTGGGAATGCTCGACGCTTACGAGCTTTTTGGTAGGGAAGACTATCTAGACGCGTATGAGGCGGTTCATCGTTTCGTTTTCGACCACGTTATCAACCACGAAGTCGGTGAGTGGCGTCCGTTGCTAACCCAAGAAGGTCGAGCCCTCTGGCACCACCTCGGGGATTCCTGGAAAACGAATTACCACACTGTGCGGTCGATGATCGAGGTCATCCGCCGCCTTAACCGGCTTCTCGCGTCCAATTGA